One window of Halopseudomonas maritima genomic DNA carries:
- the hisB gene encoding imidazoleglycerol-phosphate dehydratase HisB, with amino-acid sequence MAERKASVARDTLETQVKVAINLDGTGQADFDIGVPFLEHMLDQIARHGLIDMTIKARGDLHIDDHHTVEDVGITLGQAFAQAIGDKKGIRRYGHAYVPLDEALSRVVIDFSGRPGLQMHVPYTRASVGGFDVDLFMEFFQGFVNHAQVTLHIDNLRGVNTHHQIETVFKAFGRALRMAIEEDPRMSGIMPSTKGCL; translated from the coding sequence ATGGCTGAACGCAAGGCCAGCGTCGCACGCGACACGCTGGAAACCCAGGTCAAGGTCGCCATCAATCTCGACGGTACAGGCCAGGCCGATTTCGACATCGGGGTTCCCTTCCTTGAGCACATGCTCGATCAGATTGCCCGTCACGGCTTGATCGACATGACCATCAAGGCGCGCGGCGACCTGCACATCGACGACCACCACACCGTTGAGGACGTAGGCATCACCCTCGGCCAGGCCTTCGCCCAAGCGATCGGCGACAAGAAAGGCATCCGCCGCTACGGCCATGCGTACGTGCCGCTGGACGAGGCACTGTCACGCGTGGTGATCGACTTCTCCGGCCGCCCCGGCCTGCAGATGCACGTACCCTACACCCGCGCCAGCGTGGGCGGCTTTGACGTTGACCTGTTCATGGAGTTTTTCCAGGGCTTCGTCAACCACGCCCAGGTCACCCTGCACATCGACAACCTGCGTGGCGTCAACACCCACCACCAGATCGAGACGGTGTTCAAGGCCTTTGGCCGCGCGCTGCGCATGGCGATTGAAGAAGATCCG
- a CDS encoding NAD(P)/FAD-dependent oxidoreductase, which yields MVDVDLVVIGAGVVGLAIAQRMARDGRSVLVLEQEDAPGLHCSSRNSEVIHAGIYYAPGSLKAQLCRQGRDLLYAWCRDYAVPHQQLGKLLVAVNESEIPALQQLQANAAANGVALNWLSAAEVHAREPQVRAVAGLLSPLTGIVDSHALLQSFEAALQAAGGELLCHTGVERISALDGGLELTGRSNAEAFSLRARQVVNAGGLFAQQLQVAAGAQHVAPLHLCQGRYFSYSGRSPFSHLVYPMPEANATGLGVHATLDLGGQLRFGPDVRYLDTLDYQVDETLRDAFAAAIARYWPGVEAGRLQPAYAGVRPKLSGPGEPARDFVIQDQSVHGVPGLFALLGIESPGLTSSLALAELVAQRLDAV from the coding sequence GTGGTGGATGTCGACCTGGTGGTGATTGGCGCCGGTGTAGTGGGCCTGGCCATTGCCCAGCGCATGGCGCGTGACGGACGCAGCGTGCTGGTGCTGGAGCAGGAAGACGCGCCCGGTTTGCACTGCTCCAGCCGCAACAGTGAAGTGATCCACGCGGGTATCTACTACGCGCCGGGCTCGCTGAAAGCGCAGCTGTGCCGTCAAGGGCGTGATTTGCTGTACGCCTGGTGCCGTGATTATGCGGTGCCGCACCAGCAGCTCGGCAAGTTGCTGGTGGCGGTGAACGAGAGCGAGATACCGGCGTTGCAGCAGTTGCAGGCCAATGCCGCTGCCAATGGGGTGGCGCTGAACTGGTTGAGCGCCGCCGAGGTTCATGCGCGTGAACCGCAGGTGCGCGCGGTGGCTGGGCTGTTGTCGCCACTGACCGGGATCGTTGACAGCCATGCGCTGTTGCAGTCGTTTGAGGCGGCGCTGCAGGCTGCGGGCGGCGAGCTGCTGTGTCATACAGGGGTTGAGCGCATTAGTGCGCTGGACGGTGGCCTTGAACTGACTGGACGCAGTAACGCAGAGGCTTTCAGCCTGCGGGCACGGCAGGTGGTCAACGCCGGCGGGCTGTTTGCCCAGCAGCTGCAGGTGGCCGCTGGCGCGCAGCACGTTGCGCCGCTGCACCTGTGTCAGGGGCGCTATTTCAGCTACAGCGGGCGCTCGCCGTTTTCTCATCTGGTCTATCCGATGCCCGAGGCTAACGCCACCGGCCTCGGCGTGCACGCGACCCTGGATTTAGGCGGGCAACTGCGTTTTGGGCCAGATGTGCGTTACCTCGACACGCTGGATTATCAGGTGGATGAGACCCTGCGAGATGCCTTTGCTGCGGCTATCGCGCGTTATTGGCCCGGTGTTGAGGCCGGCAGACTACAGCCGGCGTATGCCGGGGTGCGGCCCAAGCTGTCTGGACCGGGGGAACCGGCTCGTGATTTCGTCATCCAAGACCAGAGCGTGCACGGGGTGCCAGGGTTGTTCGCCCTGCTGGGGATCGAGTCGCCGGGGCTGACATCCTCTCTGGCTCTGGCTGAGCTGGTCGCACAGCGGCTGGATGCGGTGTAG
- a CDS encoding AsmA family protein, with the protein MKSVVKVLGLVVSAIALLLIAALFFLTRLFDPNDYKDDIREAAREQANIELALDGDIGWSLFPWLGMELKDVGVAPVDNPAQPLAKVGTLGLGVKVLPLLRRQVRMSDVILDDVQLQLVRNDQGVGNWETVGPQDSAAPEQGSTAGAEAQTQDDDGNEPLQITVESVQVTNASVHYEDRQSGQILSLDEANLTTGALIPGEPFDVSFLGLLTLDQPAMRVRMDLKTVATLQPGEQRYLLSGVDLKVDASGEPFAGRAVNLQLQGDGMVDLAEQLAELTQLRLSLADMRATGQLKMSDLNSEPQLAGRLDVAAFDARDLLRDLGQPLPAMADPGALSSVALSANLKGSASSLMLNDLQLALDGFALQGSLGVADFARQALRFDLAGDNLNLDNYLPPREEGEGGSGSAGSGGSRSQAAPEPWSDEDVLPLETLARLDVDGKLTLEQVTLTGQTIKPFTMAAKARDGVVRLTQLDGGIFGGSFTASGSIDTRKTPVGSALKAQLKGVDSAAAQQAYEVPQQVSGLLDMNLDVTTGGNSLRRWMNTLNGSASFKVENGALLGVNLEQQVCRAIALANRKSLSAEHGSENTAFEQLDGSFSIRNGVVGNSDLIVDLPGLAGKGRGQINLPEQRLDYRLGLLLEGDRSEMPDEACQVNERYADIEWPIRCQGYLHNAGSSCGVDTEGVGKIAAKLVGNEVQRKLEERIDDSLGDKAPELRDAIKGLFSR; encoded by the coding sequence ATGAAATCCGTCGTCAAGGTGCTGGGGTTGGTAGTAAGTGCGATTGCCCTGCTGTTGATTGCTGCGTTGTTCTTCCTCACCCGTCTGTTCGACCCCAATGACTATAAGGACGATATTCGGGAGGCTGCCCGTGAGCAGGCCAATATCGAGCTGGCACTGGACGGCGACATTGGCTGGTCGCTGTTCCCCTGGCTGGGTATGGAGTTGAAGGACGTGGGCGTGGCGCCGGTCGACAACCCCGCCCAGCCGCTGGCCAAGGTCGGCACCCTCGGCCTGGGCGTCAAGGTGCTGCCGTTGCTGCGCCGGCAGGTGCGCATGAGTGATGTGATCCTCGACGACGTGCAGCTGCAACTGGTGCGCAACGATCAGGGCGTGGGCAACTGGGAAACGGTCGGCCCGCAGGATAGCGCCGCGCCAGAGCAAGGCAGCACTGCCGGCGCCGAGGCGCAAACGCAGGATGACGACGGCAACGAGCCGCTGCAGATTACGGTCGAGAGCGTGCAGGTCACCAACGCCAGTGTGCACTACGAAGACCGCCAGAGCGGCCAGATCCTGTCGCTGGATGAAGCCAACCTGACCACCGGCGCGCTGATTCCCGGCGAGCCCTTTGATGTGTCCTTCCTGGGCTTGCTGACGCTGGATCAGCCGGCCATGCGCGTGCGCATGGATCTCAAGACCGTAGCCACGCTGCAGCCAGGCGAGCAGCGTTATCTGCTCAGCGGGGTTGATCTCAAGGTCGATGCCAGCGGCGAGCCCTTTGCGGGGCGCGCGGTCAACCTGCAGCTGCAGGGCGACGGCATGGTTGATCTGGCCGAGCAGCTAGCCGAGCTGACCCAGCTGCGTCTGTCACTGGCCGACATGCGTGCCACCGGTCAGCTCAAGATGAGCGATCTGAACAGTGAGCCGCAGCTGGCTGGCCGGCTGGATGTGGCCGCCTTCGACGCACGTGACCTGCTGCGTGACCTGGGCCAGCCCTTGCCTGCGATGGCTGATCCGGGCGCGCTCTCGAGTGTGGCCCTGTCGGCCAACCTTAAGGGCAGCGCGAGCAGCCTGATGCTCAACGACCTGCAGCTGGCGTTGGACGGCTTTGCCCTGCAGGGCTCGCTGGGCGTGGCTGATTTTGCGCGCCAGGCGCTGCGCTTCGATCTGGCCGGCGACAACCTTAACCTGGACAACTACCTGCCGCCGCGCGAAGAGGGTGAGGGCGGCAGCGGCAGTGCCGGGTCAGGCGGTAGTCGCTCGCAAGCTGCGCCAGAGCCCTGGAGTGATGAGGATGTGCTGCCGCTGGAGACCCTGGCGCGACTGGATGTGGATGGCAAGCTGACGCTTGAGCAGGTCACCCTGACCGGGCAAACCATCAAACCGTTCACCATGGCGGCCAAGGCCCGTGATGGCGTGGTCAGGCTGACTCAGCTGGACGGCGGTATCTTCGGTGGCAGCTTCACCGCCAGTGGCAGCATCGATACCCGCAAAACGCCGGTGGGCAGCGCCCTCAAGGCTCAGCTCAAGGGTGTCGACTCGGCCGCGGCGCAGCAGGCGTACGAGGTGCCGCAGCAGGTCAGCGGCCTACTCGACATGAACCTTGACGTGACGACCGGCGGCAACAGCTTGCGCCGCTGGATGAACACGCTGAACGGCAGTGCTTCGTTCAAGGTGGAGAACGGCGCTTTGCTGGGCGTGAATCTGGAGCAGCAGGTGTGCCGCGCCATTGCGCTGGCCAACCGCAAGTCGCTGAGTGCCGAGCACGGCAGTGAAAACACCGCATTCGAACAGCTCGATGGCAGCTTCAGCATTCGCAACGGCGTGGTTGGCAACAGCGACCTGATAGTCGATCTGCCCGGCCTGGCCGGCAAGGGCAGGGGGCAGATCAACCTGCCCGAGCAGCGCCTGGACTACCGCCTTGGTCTGCTGCTCGAAGGCGACCGCAGTGAAATGCCGGACGAAGCCTGTCAGGTAAATGAGCGCTATGCCGATATCGAGTGGCCCATCCGCTGTCAGGGTTATCTGCACAATGCCGGTAGCAGCTGCGGCGTGGATACCGAGGGCGTCGGCAAGATTGCCGCCAAGCTGGTAGGTAATGAAGTGCAGCGCAAACTGGAAGAGCGCATTGACGATTCGCTTGGCGACAAGGCACCGGAACTGCGTGACGCCATCAAGGGGCTGTTTTCACGGTGA
- the mutY gene encoding A/G-specific adenine glycosylase, whose protein sequence is MTPEVFAQRVLDWYDGHGRKDLPWQQDMTPYRVWVSEIMLQQTQVATVIPYYQRFMAELPTVEALAAAEEDQVLHLWTGLGYYSRARNLHKAARQVVSQHGGEFPRSVDGLAELPGIGRSTAGAVASLSMGIRAPILDGNVKRVLARFAAVDGWPGEKPVHDRLWRMAERLTPQNRVAHYTQAMMDLGATLCTRSKPSCLLCPLGDGCEARLLGEPTRYPGAKPRKTLPVRSCVMPLLVNGDGSVWLQRRPSSGLWGGLWCPPQLDDETQLAALLDGLQLAVHQRRDMAALRHTFSHFHLDIQPLLLEVSGPDGVAESGQVWYNLRQPEPLGLAAPVKKLLGRIEPLLQAALEE, encoded by the coding sequence GTGACCCCCGAGGTTTTTGCCCAGCGCGTGCTGGATTGGTATGACGGCCACGGCCGCAAGGATCTGCCGTGGCAGCAGGACATGACGCCCTATCGGGTGTGGGTGTCGGAAATCATGTTGCAGCAGACCCAGGTCGCTACGGTGATTCCGTATTACCAGCGTTTTATGGCCGAGCTGCCAACCGTTGAGGCGCTGGCGGCCGCCGAGGAAGATCAGGTGCTGCACCTGTGGACCGGCCTGGGTTATTACAGTCGGGCGCGCAACCTGCACAAGGCGGCTCGGCAGGTGGTCAGCCAGCATGGCGGCGAGTTTCCGCGCAGCGTTGACGGCCTGGCGGAACTGCCGGGTATCGGACGCTCTACCGCCGGCGCAGTCGCCTCGCTGAGCATGGGCATTCGCGCGCCAATTCTTGATGGCAACGTCAAGCGGGTGCTGGCGCGCTTCGCTGCGGTTGACGGTTGGCCCGGTGAAAAGCCGGTGCATGATCGTTTGTGGCGCATGGCGGAGCGCTTGACGCCCCAAAACCGGGTGGCGCACTACACCCAGGCCATGATGGATCTGGGGGCAACCCTGTGCACGCGCAGCAAGCCGTCGTGCCTGTTGTGTCCGCTGGGTGACGGCTGCGAAGCGCGGCTGCTGGGTGAGCCGACCCGCTACCCAGGCGCAAAGCCCCGCAAGACGCTACCGGTGCGCAGCTGCGTCATGCCCCTGCTGGTCAATGGCGACGGCAGCGTGTGGTTGCAACGGCGCCCCTCCAGCGGGCTCTGGGGCGGGCTCTGGTGTCCGCCGCAGCTGGATGACGAAACGCAGCTCGCTGCGCTGCTCGACGGCTTGCAACTGGCGGTTCATCAGCGCCGCGACATGGCAGCGCTGCGCCATACCTTCAGCCACTTTCACCTGGATATTCAGCCGCTGCTGCTGGAGGTCTCTGGCCCCGATGGCGTGGCTGAAAGCGGGCAGGTCTGGTATAACCTGCGGCAACCCGAACCACTGGGTCTGGCAGCGCCAGTGAAAAAGCTGCTGGGCCGGATCGAGCCGCTGTTGCAGGCGGCTCTGGAGGAGTAA
- a CDS encoding oxidative damage protection protein, with protein MTRMVMCRKYKQELPGLDRPPYPGPKGQEVFNEVSRKAWDEWQKHQTMLINERRLNMMDPEDRRFIQQEMDKFLAGEEYAQADGYVPPSE; from the coding sequence ATGACGCGCATGGTGATGTGCCGCAAATACAAGCAAGAACTACCCGGGCTGGATCGCCCGCCGTATCCGGGCCCGAAAGGGCAGGAAGTCTTCAACGAAGTGTCGCGCAAGGCGTGGGACGAGTGGCAGAAGCACCAGACCATGCTGATCAACGAGCGCCGTCTGAACATGATGGACCCCGAGGATCGCCGCTTCATCCAGCAGGAAATGGACAAGTTTCTGGCCGGTGAGGAATACGCTCAGGCGGATGGTTACGTCCCGCCCAGCGAGTGA
- a CDS encoding ABC transporter ATP-binding protein, whose protein sequence is MTSPALEVRNLHKRYGDLEVLKGVDLVARDGDVISILGSSGSGKSTLLRCINLLETPHDGQILVAGEELKLKRARQGELVAADNRQINRLRARVGFVFQNFNLWPHMSILDNIIEAPRRVLGQSKAEAVEAAEAFLEKVGIADKRHSFPAQLSGGQQQRAAIARTLAMQPRVILFDEPTSALDPEMVQEVLNVIRTLADEGRTMLLVTHELGFARQVSSQVVFLHQGQVEEIGTPDQVFDNPSSERCRQFMSSHK, encoded by the coding sequence GTGACTTCGCCCGCTCTGGAAGTGCGCAACCTGCACAAACGTTACGGCGACCTTGAGGTACTCAAGGGCGTTGATCTGGTCGCCCGCGACGGCGACGTTATCTCCATTCTCGGATCTTCCGGGTCCGGCAAGAGCACGCTGCTGCGCTGCATCAATCTGCTGGAAACCCCCCACGACGGTCAGATTCTGGTGGCCGGTGAAGAGCTCAAGCTCAAGCGTGCCCGTCAGGGTGAGCTGGTCGCGGCCGACAATCGGCAGATCAACCGCCTGCGCGCCCGCGTGGGTTTTGTGTTCCAGAACTTTAACCTCTGGCCGCACATGAGCATCCTCGACAATATCATCGAGGCGCCGCGCCGCGTGCTGGGGCAATCCAAGGCCGAGGCGGTTGAGGCGGCCGAAGCCTTTCTGGAAAAGGTCGGCATCGCTGACAAGCGTCACTCCTTCCCCGCTCAGCTGTCCGGTGGTCAGCAGCAGCGCGCGGCCATTGCGCGTACGCTGGCGATGCAGCCGCGGGTGATTCTGTTTGATGAGCCAACCTCTGCGCTGGATCCGGAAATGGTCCAGGAGGTGCTCAACGTGATTCGTACACTGGCTGACGAAGGCCGTACTATGCTGTTGGTTACCCACGAGTTGGGGTTTGCCCGGCAGGTGTCCAGTCAGGTGGTGTTTCTGCATCAGGGGCAGGTCGAGGAAATCGGCACCCCGGATCAAGTGTTCGATAACCCGAGTTCCGAGCGCTGCCGACAGTTCATGTCTAGCCACAAATAA
- a CDS encoding ABC transporter substrate-binding protein — protein MNQYKKMLLAAATALFVSAPAVAETLRIGTEGAYPPFNQIDASGEVVGFDLDIAKALCAEMKVECTVVTSDWDGIIPALNNNKFDFLVASMSITDERKQAVDFTEPYYTNKLQFVAPKGADFKTDEASLDGKTIGAQRATIAGQWLEDNLGDVVEIRLYDTQENAYLDMSAGRIDGVLADNFVQYEWLQSDAGADFEFKGEPVFDNDQIGIAVRKDDPLRERLNTALKSIVENGTYETINAKYFPFSIY, from the coding sequence ATGAATCAGTACAAGAAGATGTTGCTGGCGGCTGCCACCGCGTTGTTCGTGAGTGCACCCGCTGTAGCCGAAACGCTGCGCATTGGTACCGAAGGCGCCTACCCGCCCTTCAACCAGATTGATGCCAGCGGTGAAGTAGTCGGCTTTGACCTGGACATCGCCAAGGCGCTGTGCGCCGAAATGAAGGTCGAGTGCACTGTGGTCACCTCTGACTGGGACGGCATCATTCCGGCCCTGAACAACAACAAATTCGACTTCCTGGTCGCCTCCATGTCGATCACCGACGAGCGCAAGCAGGCGGTGGACTTCACCGAGCCTTACTACACCAACAAACTGCAGTTTGTGGCGCCCAAGGGGGCTGACTTCAAAACCGACGAAGCCAGCCTGGACGGTAAGACTATCGGTGCCCAGCGCGCGACCATTGCCGGTCAGTGGCTGGAGGACAACCTGGGTGACGTGGTGGAAATTCGCCTGTACGACACCCAGGAAAATGCCTATCTGGACATGAGCGCAGGCCGCATCGACGGCGTGCTGGCCGACAATTTTGTGCAGTACGAGTGGCTGCAGAGCGATGCCGGCGCAGACTTCGAGTTCAAGGGTGAGCCGGTATTCGACAACGACCAGATCGGTATTGCCGTGCGTAAGGATGACCCGTTGCGCGAGCGCTTGAATACCGCACTCAAGAGCATCGTTGAGAACGGTACCTACGAGACCATCAACGCCAAGTACTTCCCCTTCAGCATCTACTGA
- a CDS encoding ABC transporter permease — protein MPDLHGFGPALLEGTWMTIRLSLAALALGLLFGLLGASAKVSDKRVPRLLGGFYTSVVRGVPETVWVLMMYFGTVSAMNAIGAWFGNPRLSLSPFVAGTLALALCFGAYATEVFRGALLAIPKGQKEAGQALGMSNLRIFWRITLPQLWRVALPGLGNLYLIMLKDTALVSLITLEEIMRKAQTAANATKEPFTFYLLAALIYLFLTVFIMGALHWFERRANRGFVRTEL, from the coding sequence ATGCCTGATCTTCACGGTTTTGGTCCAGCCCTGCTTGAAGGGACCTGGATGACCATTCGTTTGTCCCTGGCGGCGCTAGCGCTGGGGCTGCTGTTCGGCCTGCTGGGCGCTTCTGCCAAGGTCTCGGACAAGCGCGTGCCGCGCCTGCTGGGCGGCTTTTATACCTCGGTGGTGCGTGGCGTGCCCGAGACGGTCTGGGTACTGATGATGTACTTCGGCACCGTGTCGGCGATGAATGCCATCGGTGCCTGGTTTGGTAATCCGCGCTTATCGCTAAGCCCCTTTGTTGCCGGAACCCTGGCCTTGGCGCTGTGCTTTGGCGCCTATGCCACCGAAGTGTTTCGTGGTGCGCTGCTGGCCATTCCCAAGGGCCAGAAGGAGGCCGGGCAGGCGCTGGGCATGTCCAATCTGCGCATCTTCTGGCGCATCACGCTGCCGCAGCTCTGGCGCGTGGCGCTACCCGGATTGGGCAATCTCTACCTGATCATGCTCAAGGACACGGCGCTGGTGTCGCTGATTACCCTTGAGGAGATCATGCGCAAGGCGCAGACGGCCGCCAACGCAACCAAGGAGCCGTTCACCTTTTATCTGCTGGCCGCGCTGATCTACCTGTTCCTCACGGTCTTTATCATGGGTGCGCTGCACTGGTTTGAACGCCGCGCCAACCGCGGTTTTGTGAGGACTGAGCTATGA
- a CDS encoding ABC transporter permease — MTWAERWATIERFLPQLWDGTLVTLQLVGLAVLIGLFFAIPLGLARASRHWYIRALPYSYIFFFRGTPLLLQLFLVYYGISQFEVVRKSFLWPYLREPYWCALITMTMHTSAYIAEILRGAIQAVPPGEVEAARALGMSRRQALQYIILPRAIRIGLPAYGNEVILMLKASAVVYTITMMDIMGVIRTINSRTYQYELFFLVAGVMYLIITLVFTQLFRLVERWLKVDAGRQQR, encoded by the coding sequence ATGACCTGGGCTGAACGCTGGGCAACCATCGAGCGCTTTTTGCCGCAGCTGTGGGACGGCACCCTGGTCACCCTGCAGTTGGTCGGGCTGGCGGTACTCATTGGCCTGTTCTTTGCCATTCCGCTGGGGCTGGCACGGGCATCGCGGCACTGGTACATCCGTGCGCTGCCGTACAGTTATATCTTCTTCTTTCGCGGCACACCGCTGCTGCTGCAGTTGTTTCTGGTCTACTACGGCATCTCCCAGTTCGAGGTGGTGCGCAAAAGCTTCCTCTGGCCCTATCTGCGCGAGCCCTACTGGTGTGCGCTGATTACTATGACCATGCATACCTCGGCCTATATCGCCGAGATCCTGCGTGGCGCCATTCAGGCCGTGCCGCCGGGTGAAGTGGAAGCGGCCCGCGCCCTGGGCATGTCACGACGCCAGGCACTGCAATACATCATCCTGCCGCGCGCCATTCGCATCGGCTTGCCGGCCTACGGCAACGAGGTGATCCTCATGCTCAAGGCCAGCGCCGTGGTGTACACCATCACCATGATGGACATCATGGGGGTAATCCGCACCATCAACTCGCGCACCTATCAGTACGAGTTGTTCTTCCTGGTGGCGGGTGTCATGTATCTGATCATCACCCTGGTGTTCACCCAGTTGTTCCGTCTGGTGGAGCGTTGGCTCAAGGTGGACGCTGGCCGCCAGCAGCGCTGA
- a CDS encoding methyltransferase: MELLERFNLLTDWLQRHQVLWRQRPFTQLQLSWEQDWPALAQWLRQRSLADAEAAQLQPALLTDAPAPFGELAAEARALCSLPRWHGDLAQPLPELLHRHMPGRKWQQITRFSAVTTARSPATPQRWVDWCAGKGHLGRLLAWHSQCPVCCLEWDAALCDAGQQLSQQLQLPVQHLRADVMQLSAAQLQPQDAAVALHACGDLHRQLIEQVVAVGCAQLALSPCCYNRISAPQHQPLSNAGRQAGLQLSRDELGLPLQQTATAGARERRRRDRSMAWRLACDLWQREARAVDAYLPTPSKPPGPPPENLQQFCQAVANHHQLTLPAPPRWDALEQRGWQRLAEVRNLELVAGLFRRPLELWLVIERALYLQEAGYSVSLGEFCEAELTPRNLLLLAIGSTD, encoded by the coding sequence GTGGAGCTGCTGGAGCGGTTCAACCTGCTGACCGACTGGCTGCAGCGTCACCAGGTGCTGTGGCGTCAACGCCCCTTCACCCAGCTGCAGCTGTCCTGGGAGCAGGACTGGCCAGCACTGGCACAGTGGCTGCGCCAGCGCAGCCTGGCCGATGCTGAAGCGGCCCAACTGCAACCCGCACTGCTGACCGATGCCCCCGCACCTTTTGGTGAGCTGGCAGCCGAGGCGCGCGCGCTGTGCAGCCTGCCGCGCTGGCACGGCGACCTTGCGCAGCCGCTGCCTGAGCTGCTGCACCGGCATATGCCGGGGCGCAAATGGCAGCAGATCACCCGCTTTAGTGCAGTGACCACTGCCCGTAGTCCGGCCACGCCCCAGCGCTGGGTGGACTGGTGCGCCGGCAAGGGGCATCTGGGCCGCTTGCTGGCCTGGCACAGCCAATGTCCGGTGTGCTGCCTGGAGTGGGATGCCGCGCTGTGTGATGCGGGGCAGCAGCTCAGCCAGCAACTGCAGCTGCCGGTGCAGCATCTGAGGGCAGATGTCATGCAGCTGTCTGCGGCGCAGCTGCAACCGCAGGACGCGGCAGTTGCCTTGCATGCCTGCGGCGATCTGCATCGGCAACTGATCGAGCAGGTAGTGGCTGTCGGTTGTGCACAGCTGGCGCTGTCGCCTTGTTGCTACAACCGAATCAGCGCACCGCAGCACCAGCCTTTATCGAATGCCGGCAGGCAAGCCGGGCTGCAGCTCAGCCGTGATGAACTCGGCCTGCCGTTGCAGCAGACCGCCACCGCCGGCGCACGCGAGCGCCGCCGGCGCGACCGCTCCATGGCCTGGCGCCTGGCCTGTGACCTCTGGCAGCGTGAAGCGCGTGCTGTAGATGCCTACCTGCCCACGCCCTCTAAGCCCCCGGGGCCGCCACCGGAAAACCTGCAGCAATTCTGCCAAGCGGTTGCCAATCACCACCAGTTGACGCTACCGGCGCCACCCCGTTGGGACGCACTGGAGCAGCGCGGCTGGCAGCGGCTGGCCGAGGTGCGCAACCTGGAGCTGGTAGCCGGCCTGTTCCGTCGCCCGCTGGAGCTGTGGCTGGTCATTGAGCGCGCACTGTATCTACAGGAGGCCGGCTACAGCGTCAGCCTTGGCGAGTTCTGCGAAGCGGAACTGACCCCGCGCAACCTGCTGCTACTGGCTATAGGAAGCACTGATTAA